In the Babylonia areolata isolate BAREFJ2019XMU chromosome 34, ASM4173473v1, whole genome shotgun sequence genome, one interval contains:
- the LOC143277477 gene encoding uncharacterized protein LOC143277477, protein MAPSATDSLSPQSTSSANGMAPSTTGPESDTTKLPAMIAGASVAILLGIAIIILCTIRIRGGGRKPNSRKSPPADDFPMTSAMSRDSLAEKKETFHVPAQKNSYGPSESTVDIESTVDSISMSSVYR, encoded by the exons ATGGCACCTTCAGCTACAG atTCATTATCACCACAATCCACATCATCAGCAAATGGTATGGCACCTTCAACTACAG GTCCAGAAAGTGACACAACGAAGCTTCCAGCTATGATAGCTGGAGCTTCAGTCGCTATACTCCTGGGAATAGCGATTATCATCCTGTGTACCATCAGGATCCGGGGAGGTGGGCGGAAACCAAACAGCAGAAAGAGTCCCCCAGCTGACGACTTCCCCATGACAAGCGCCATGTCCAGGGATAgtcttgcagaaaaaaaagaaacatttcacGTGCCTGCCCAAAAAAACTCTTACGGACCTTCTGAGAGCACCGTTGACATTGAATCAACGGTTGACAGCATCAGTATGTCGTCAGTTTATCGGTAA